From Cellulosimicrobium sp. ES-005, one genomic window encodes:
- a CDS encoding sensor histidine kinase — translation MTTRTDCPPYPGRPVLATAAARRDGNRPLVPWWTFALAWLAVAALTVLATAGIVGQDDPGAQPAIDVAVAALALAVLPLLWSRSPRNAPVLGALMLASLAAYSGAATPASTVATLQVARWYPARTAVPVAVAGFLGHAVQALWRPEALPLGWWLLCDLAVHAALLGWGLYWQARAQLMWSLRDRARRAEAEQEHRVAEARVAERTRIAREMHDTLAHRLSLLAATAGALEYRPDADPAQLARAAGLVRAGVSSALGDLRDVVRVLRADPDEVDGGAPAPQPTLDDVDRLVAEARAAGGDVAYERSGSADVPRTVEVAAYRVAQEGLTNARRHAPGSPVVLRVTARAGEVRVTVSDGGPRLVAVGGVGGARDAAGEGTGTGLVGLRERVDLLGGTLDAGARDDGFVLDVRLPWDA, via the coding sequence ATGACCACTCGCACCGACTGCCCTCCGTACCCCGGACGCCCCGTCCTCGCGACGGCCGCCGCACGCCGCGACGGGAACCGCCCGCTCGTCCCGTGGTGGACGTTCGCCCTCGCGTGGCTCGCCGTCGCGGCGCTCACGGTGCTCGCGACGGCCGGGATCGTCGGCCAGGACGACCCGGGCGCGCAGCCCGCGATCGACGTCGCCGTCGCGGCGCTGGCCCTCGCCGTCCTCCCGCTCCTGTGGTCGCGGTCCCCGCGCAACGCGCCGGTGCTCGGCGCCCTGATGCTCGCGTCGCTCGCGGCGTACTCCGGTGCGGCGACCCCCGCCTCGACGGTCGCGACCCTGCAGGTCGCGCGCTGGTACCCGGCGCGCACGGCGGTCCCGGTCGCGGTCGCGGGCTTCCTCGGCCACGCCGTGCAGGCGCTGTGGCGCCCGGAGGCGCTGCCGCTCGGCTGGTGGCTCCTGTGCGACCTCGCGGTGCACGCCGCCCTGCTCGGCTGGGGGCTGTACTGGCAGGCGCGGGCCCAGCTCATGTGGTCCCTGCGCGACCGCGCGCGGCGCGCCGAGGCCGAGCAGGAGCACCGCGTCGCGGAGGCGCGGGTCGCGGAGCGCACGCGGATCGCCCGCGAGATGCACGACACCCTCGCCCACCGCCTCTCGCTCCTCGCCGCGACGGCGGGGGCGCTCGAGTACCGCCCCGACGCCGACCCGGCGCAGCTCGCCCGCGCCGCGGGCCTGGTCCGGGCCGGGGTGAGCTCCGCGCTCGGCGACCTGCGCGACGTCGTACGGGTGCTCCGCGCCGACCCCGACGAGGTCGACGGAGGCGCCCCCGCGCCGCAGCCCACGCTCGACGACGTCGACCGCCTCGTCGCCGAGGCGCGCGCGGCGGGCGGCGACGTCGCCTACGAACGGTCGGGCTCGGCGGACGTGCCGCGGACCGTCGAGGTCGCGGCCTACCGCGTCGCGCAGGAGGGGCTGACGAACGCCCGCCGGCACGCGCCGGGCAGCCCGGTCGTGCTGCGGGTCACGGCCCGGGCGGGCGAGGTGCGCGTCACGGTGTCCGACGGCGGTCCGCGCCTCGTCGCGGTCGGTGGCGTCGGTGGAGCGCGGGACGCGGCGGGAGAGGGCACCGGCACCGGGCTCGTCGGGCTGCGCGAGCGGGTCGACCTGCTCGGCGGGACGCTCGACGCCGGAGCGCGGGACGACGGGTTCGTCCTCGATGTCCGGCTACCGTGGGACGCGTGA
- a CDS encoding DUF6069 family protein has translation MSTTPTTTYRTSDVPRHPGSSTATVGRQVPGEVRRRVPRWSVPLVAAAVAAVVLLVGTALGVDPEVRTATGTQTVGVVAAVVTALVVGYAAWGVRALLGRLASRRPRRGERAWLATCAVVLLVSLLGPLGAVTPAAVALLAVEHLAVGLTLTLALRR, from the coding sequence ATGTCCACGACGCCGACCACCACGTACCGCACCTCGGACGTCCCCCGCCATCCCGGCTCGTCCACCGCGACCGTCGGGCGGCAGGTCCCCGGGGAGGTCCGACGCCGCGTCCCCCGCTGGTCCGTCCCGCTCGTCGCCGCGGCGGTCGCCGCCGTCGTCCTGCTCGTCGGGACGGCTCTCGGCGTCGACCCGGAGGTGCGCACCGCGACCGGCACCCAGACCGTCGGCGTCGTCGCCGCGGTCGTCACGGCGCTCGTCGTCGGGTACGCCGCGTGGGGCGTGCGCGCCCTGCTCGGCCGGCTGGCGTCCCGTCGCCCTCGTCGCGGCGAGCGCGCGTGGCTCGCGACGTGCGCCGTCGTGCTGCTCGTCTCGCTGCTCGGCCCGCTCGGCGCGGTGACGCCTGCCGCGGTGGCGCTCCTCGCCGTCGAGCACCTCGCGGTCGGCCTGACCCTCACGCTGGCCCTGCGCCGCTGA
- a CDS encoding dihydrofolate reductase family protein, which translates to MTATLVSTLFLSLDGVAEIDPAWHFPYFDDNMAAAVDEDYQDVDALLLGRVTYDSFAGAWPERETAGGEDASFAARLGDMRKIVATRGDQDLGWRHVERIDGDLVDAVRALKEEPGLGKVLVAGSISVVRQLLAAGLLDELRLLVHPVAARSGERLFDEGEPYYPLTLLRSETFPTGVVRLVYAPAEPPAEVTYDDVADKVPSGDAG; encoded by the coding sequence ATGACCGCGACGCTCGTCTCCACCCTGTTCCTCTCGCTCGACGGTGTCGCCGAGATCGACCCGGCGTGGCACTTCCCGTACTTCGACGACAACATGGCCGCCGCCGTCGACGAGGACTACCAGGACGTCGACGCGCTGCTCCTCGGGCGGGTCACCTACGACAGCTTCGCCGGTGCGTGGCCCGAGCGGGAGACCGCCGGGGGCGAGGACGCGTCGTTCGCCGCGCGGCTCGGGGACATGCGCAAGATCGTCGCGACGCGCGGCGACCAGGACCTCGGGTGGCGGCACGTCGAGCGGATCGACGGCGACCTCGTCGACGCCGTCCGTGCGCTCAAGGAGGAGCCCGGACTGGGCAAGGTGCTCGTCGCGGGGTCGATCTCGGTGGTGCGCCAGCTCCTCGCCGCCGGGCTGCTCGACGAGCTGCGGCTCCTCGTCCACCCCGTCGCGGCCCGCTCGGGCGAGCGGCTCTTCGACGAGGGCGAGCCCTACTACCCGCTCACGCTCCTGCGCTCCGAGACCTTCCCGACGGGCGTCGTGCGCCTGGTCTACGCACCTGCCGAGCCTCCGGCCGAGGTCACCTACGACGACGTCGCGGACAAGGTGCCGTCCGGGGACGCGGGCTGA